ACCAGTGAAGCTATCACTGTACCGACTGTGCCCTTACCGTTCTCCTTAACTAGGTCAAAGAGAAGGTTGTTGGCGTTGAGTCCCTGGTATGCAAGTCCAAGGAGGTGCATCCTTTCGAATGCCCCGACAGCGTCACCTGTCTCGAACATTGCGGTCTGTTCGAGTATGGATGATAGTGCTGATGCGTTGAGTGTGTTCTTTCTTGTGATGGCGACGACGTGGTTTGCCATTATGTTCCTGAGACCGTATCCGAGTCCCTCAAGGAGCACAGGTGGTCCGAGCAGTGTTGAGAGGTTGGCTCCTGTGAAGTCCACTGTCTGTGGGTACCTTCCCATCACAGCTGTTTTAACAGCATTTGCATCGAACATGTCCACATCGAATTCGTCGATGATTGCCTGTACAACGGCTGCCCCTGTGACAAGTGCTGAGACAGTGTAGTCTGCTGCTACGCCCATCCTTGTTGTTGGGACCTGCACCAGGATCTGCTGACCGTTTTTTATGAGGCGTATGTTTGTGTCATCGTCCTCTGAGGTCTGGACCAGTTTTTTGACCTTTTCAGCGATTGCCTCTGCGTTTTCAACAATTGGCAGTTCAACTTCCCTTCCAGGGATGAAGTTGGACTTTCCTCCAAGAGCTGCCTTTTTGAGGCTTCCTTCAATTCCAGCGAGGTTAACTGCAACTGACCTTTTCACGTCGCTTACCAGGTTTGCTATTGTCGGGTTTTTAAGGGGGCTTATGGCTTCAAGAGGAACATCCTCCTCAAGGAGCTTACCATCTGCCCCATAGAGATCTATTCTGTCTTCATACATTGGCATGGTATTCACACCTCTTTTTTTATTTATTTATTAATAAAATTTATTAATTTATTATTGAATGTGAGGGGGTTATGGAATCAGGATTTAAGTGACTTAAGAGGGTTTCATGGTTTTAACAGGGTCCATCTCAGATTCGATGTCTCTAAATGGGCCTTCAGGTTATACCGAAGTTCATCCTCCAACCTCCAGAGCATAGCTCATTATAGAACAAGCCATACTGCACGTATCAGTATTAATCTGTATTAATCCAGATATAAGCGCTTATGCTTCGTTTTCTGGACATCTATGACTCTATTGAATAAGAAAGAAGGATAATATAAATGTTTTCAAAAGAAAAAAAAGAAAAATTTTAAATATGAAAAATTATTTTTTCATAAAAATATTATTATAAATAATAACAGTTGTATTGAAGTCGGGGTTCGAAAACAATCTTTCATAAAAATATTTTTCTAAATAATAACATAGTGGATGTGAAGTCAAGAATCTCCCTGAAAACAAAAAGAAGTGGGTTTATTTGAGTGACAGTGCACCCTTTGGACAGGCGGGTATGCACTGGTCACAGAGTATGCAGAACCCTTTAAGTGGAACCTTCTCGTCGGTGAGTTTCAGCATGTCGTATGGACAGGCCTCTATACAGTCACCGCACTGGTCGCAGAGGGCAGGGTTGTACTGGACCCTCTTCCTCTTGACAACCTCGCCATCAATGACCTTGTCCATATCCACAAGGCTGAGGGCGCCCTTTGGACAGGCCATGGTACATGCGCCGCAGCGTGTACACATGGCGAAGGATGGCTCCTCATCCACCTTTTCATTGTCAGGTAGCTTCATGCCCTCCTTCGTCACAACCCTTATTGCATCGTTGGGGCAGATGTTGGCACATGCACCGATGAAGTCACATTTTTCTTCATCCCAGACAAGGCCCTCTTCACTTGCAGGTTTGGCTGGTCCAAGTTCCACCTCAAGGTCTATGGCATCCACTGGACAGAGCTGTTCACATAGTCCACAGGCTGTACATATGGCTGGAAGTTCGACTGTAAGGTTTGATGACTTTGGAACTATGAAATCACCAGGGCATGCCTCCACACAGGTGTTGCAGCCTATACATGCCTCTTCATCCAGCTCGAATTTCTTGATTTCCTTGGCCCTCTTCTCTGGTTTTTTGCCTGAGATGTAGACGGCGTTCCATGGACAGGTCTGTGCACAGACACCGCACTTTATGCAGGTGTCCTCATCGATCTCTATGACTCCACCCACCTTTTCAAGGGTTATGGCATCCACTGGACATTCAGGGACACACATTCCACACCCGACACAGTCAGCGATGAATATGGGTCCCTCGATTTCCAGTTCAACCTTAGCTGGTTCCTTGATGCCCTCAACCCCTATGACACCCACAGGGCAGATGTCAACGCATTTCTGGCACATGACACAGAAGCCCTGGAGCGGAATCTTTTTGACCTTACCCGCGTCAAGTTTGAGGATCTGTGGAGGGCAGACCTCCACGCAGTCCCCGCACTCATTGCACTTGTCAGGGTTGAAAACTATCCTGCCCTGGGTGTTACCTGCCTCGTCAACCACCAGGTCCTCAATCTTGAGGGCACCGGTTGGGCAGGCATCGACACACTTGGGTTCCCCGCCGCAGATGTCACAGTAGATAACATCCTCCGGTGTTACCTCAATGGCTGCAGTAGGGCAGGTCCCCTGGCAAGCACCACACCTTATGCAGTCCTCTTTGTTGACAACTATCATTCTACCACCTTACCGGGTGAAATTAGATCCTTTTTACAAGGTCGCCTTCACTGTCGTATACTTCCAAGGTGGCAAGTCTCATCTGACTGTCAATGGTGTGTGTTGCGCAGGAGAGACATGGGTCGTATGCCCTTATGACCATCTCCATGAGGTTGAATATCTT
This DNA window, taken from Methanothermobacter sp., encodes the following:
- the mcrB gene encoding coenzyme-B sulfoethylthiotransferase subunit beta, which encodes MPMYEDRIDLYGADGKLLEEDVPLEAISPLKNPTIANLVSDVKRSVAVNLAGIEGSLKKAALGGKSNFIPGREVELPIVENAEAIAEKVKKLVQTSEDDDTNIRLIKNGQQILVQVPTTRMGVAADYTVSALVTGAAVVQAIIDEFDVDMFDANAVKTAVMGRYPQTVDFTGANLSTLLGPPVLLEGLGYGLRNIMANHVVAITRKNTLNASALSSILEQTAMFETGDAVGAFERMHLLGLAYQGLNANNLLFDLVKENGKGTVGTVIASLVERAVEDGVVKVAKEMNSGYKVYEPADWALWNAYAATGLLAATIVNVGAARAAQGVASTVLYYNDILEYETGLPGVDFGRAMGTAVGFSFFSHSIYGGGGPGIFHGNHVVTRHSKGFALPCVAAAMCLDAGTQMFSVEKTSGLIGSVYSEIDYFREPIVNVAKGAAEIKDQL
- the mvhB gene encoding polyferredoxin protein MvhB, encoding MIVVNKEDCIRCGACQGTCPTAAIEVTPEDVIYCDICGGEPKCVDACPTGALKIEDLVVDEAGNTQGRIVFNPDKCNECGDCVEVCPPQILKLDAGKVKKIPLQGFCVMCQKCVDICPVGVIGVEGIKEPAKVELEIEGPIFIADCVGCGMCVPECPVDAITLEKVGGVIEIDEDTCIKCGVCAQTCPWNAVYISGKKPEKRAKEIKKFELDEEACIGCNTCVEACPGDFIVPKSSNLTVELPAICTACGLCEQLCPVDAIDLEVELGPAKPASEEGLVWDEEKCDFIGACANICPNDAIRVVTKEGMKLPDNEKVDEEPSFAMCTRCGACTMACPKGALSLVDMDKVIDGEVVKRKRVQYNPALCDQCGDCIEACPYDMLKLTDEKVPLKGFCILCDQCIPACPKGALSLK